The following is a genomic window from Pseudomonadales bacterium.
CTGCGTTTTTCCTCGGTCGATTTTGCCGGTGTGCTGACCGTCACCGACACCGATCGCCTGCACGAGGCGTTGATCCACGGCATCGGCCCCGCCAAGGCCTTCGGCTGCGGCCTGCTGCTGGTACGGCGCTTGTAGGCCTGCCAGGGGCGGCCTATCCTTACTGCAATGTAAGGAATTTGTCAGGAGGAAAGAAATGGAAGCGACGCTGACCAGCAAAGGCCAGGTCACCATCCCCAAGGCGGTGCGCGATGCGTTGCACCTGCGTTCCGGTGATCGGCTCGATTTCATCCTGGAAGCCGACGGCACCGTGCGGGTGCTGCCCATCACAGGCTCCGTCAAACGCCTCAAGGGCATGCTGCCCAAGCCTCCGCGGCCTTTGACTGTCGAGGAAATGGACGAAGCCATCGCCAAGGGTGCGGCCGGCGCATGATCGGCCTCGATACCAACGTGCTGGTGCGCTACATCGTGCGGGACGACCCGGCGCAGACCGCCTTGGCCGACCACTGCATCGACCACAGGTGCAGCCGCGAGCAGCCTGGTTATGTCTCACACCTGGTCATGGCGGAGCTTTGCTGGGTGCTGGAGCGCGGTTACGGCTACCCACGGCAGATACTGGGAGAGGTGCTCGGCACGCTGCTCACGAGCGAGGAGATCAAGATTCAGGATGCACCGCGGGTGCGGCTGGCGCTCGGTACCTTTTCGGCCAGTGCGGCCGACTTCGCCGATTGCTTGATCGGCATCCTGCACCAGCGGGCCGAATGCGAAGTCACAGTGACCTTCGACAAGAAGGCTGCTCGACTTCCGACCCATCGCCTGCTGGAGTGAGCCGTGGCCGATCTGCTGCCAGCGTCTCCAAGGCTCTCGATCACACGCCCGCTGGGGTTGCAGGGAATGAAACTTGTCCGAGAAGATCGCCAAGGCTATGCTGCATCGCAAATGCAATGCATGAGGAGTCTGCATGAAAACCACCACCCTGCCCTCGGTACGGGTTGCCGGAGAACTGCGTGCCGCCGTTGAATCGGTGCTGTGCGAGGGTGAGACACTTTCTGCATTTTTGCTGGAGTCGGTGCGGCTCAACGTCGAGCGGCGCGAGGCGCAGCGCGAGTTCATCACCCGTGGCTTGCGCGCGCGTGACGAGGCGCGCGCAAGCAGTGAGTACGTCGGCACGGAGGAGATGCTCGCCAGATTGGACGCCACGCTCGCCAAGGCGCGGGAGCGGCTGGCGGGCGAATCCCGGTGAACTACCGGCTGCGCCTGACGCCCGGTGCGGCCGAAGACCTCCAGCGTCTGTTCGATTTTCTGGCGGAACAGGATCTCGCCATGGCCGAGCGCGCCAGGGTGGCCATTGCCAAGGCATTCGATTTTCTGCGGGAGTTCCCCTTTGCCTGCCGCAAGATCGGGGCGGAACACCCCTTGCTGCGCGAGATGGTGATCAGCTTCGGGCGGGCAGGGTATGTGGCCCTGTACGAGATTGAAAGCGAGCGGACGGTGACCGTGCTCGCCGTCCGCCACCAGCGCGAGGACGATTATTTCTGATGGCCGACCTGCTGCCGCCACTGCGCCCGATCCCGATCAAGGAACGCCTGTCGGTGCTCTACATCGAGCGCGGCCAGATCGACGTGCTCGACGGCGCCTTCGTGGTGGTCGATGCCAACGGCGTGCGCACCCATATCCCGGTCGGTGGCGTGGCCTGCCTGATGCTGGAGCCCGGTGCCCGCGTATCCCATGCCGCCGTGGCGCTGGCCGCGCGGGTCGGCACCCTGCTGGTCTGGATCGGCGAGGCCGGCGTGCGGCTCTATTCCGCGGGTCAGCCCGGCGGTGCGCGTTCTGACCGCTTGTTGTATCAGGCCAAGCTGGCGTTGGACCCAGACCTGCGGCTGAAGGTGGTGCGCAAGATGTACGAACTGCGCTTTGGCGAGCCGCCGCCGCAGCGCCGCTCGGTCGAGCAGCTGCGCGGCATCGAGGGCGCCCGCGTGCGCGAGATGTACAAGCGCATCGCGCAGAAATTCGGCGTCACCTGGCGCGCGCGTAACTATGATCCAACCGAGTGGGACGCCTCCGACCTGCCCAACCGCTGCCTGTCATCGGCCACCGCCTGCCTTTACGGCGTCACCGAAGCGGCCGTGCTGGCAGCCGGATACGCGCCAGCGGTAGGGTTCATCCACACCGGCAAGCCGTTGTCGTTCGTCTACGATGTCGCCGACGTGTACAAATTCGAGACCGTCGTGCCGGTCGCCTTTCAGGTTGCCGCCAAAAAGCCGGCCAACCCCGAACGCGAAGTGCGCCTGCGCTGCCGCGACATCTTTCGGCAGACCCGCCTGCTCGAACGCATCATTCCCGGCATCGAAGAGATGCTGGCCGCCGGAGAGATCGCGCCTCCGGTTGCCCCGGACGACGCCATCGGCCCGGCCATCCCCAACCCGGAGCCGCTCGGCGATGCTGGTCATCGTGGTTGAAAATGCCCCGCCAAGGCTGCGCGGGCGGCTGGCCGTGTGGCTGCTGGAGATTCGCGCCGGCGTCTATGTCGGCGACTATTCGCGCCGCGTGCGCGAGAACATCTGGTCACAGGTCGAGCAGGGCATCGGTGATGGCAATGCCGTGATGGCCTGGAGGGCGGCGACCGAAGCCGGTTTCGATTTCGTGACCTGCGGGCTCAACCGGCGCATTCCGGTGGAACTCGATGGCGCCAAACTGGTGTCGTTTCTGCCGCCGGATGCCGGCGAGGGCCAACCGTGAGTCTGCTCTTTAACAATACGCAATCGATTTGTCAGCACCTGGCAATTGCTGGTAGATTTTCGCTTGCCATTTTTCTGATTAAAAATCAGTGAAATGGAAGAAGTGCGTTCCCCGCACCCGCGGGGATGAACCGGTGATCGGGGTGCAGCAGGCGGTAGGCAAAACGCGTTCCCCGCACCCGCGGGGATGAACCGCCAGCCGGCCACCTCGTCCGGCGCCGTCGCCCGCGTTCCCCGCACCCGCGGGGATGAACCGTGACGGTGACGATCGATGGCGTGGCAGCGTCGGCGTTCCCCGCACCCGCGGGGATGAACCGGGTAACGGGTGTCAAGCACTTTTTCGACGAAAGCGTTCCCGCACCCGCGGGATGAACCGGACGGGAAAGACGCGGCCAGCATGACCGCCTCGCGTTTCCCGCACCCGCGGGGATGAACCGCAATGCTGGACGGCGACCAGGCACCACTGGTGCGCGTTCCCCGCACCCGCGGGATGAACCGGCGTCCCTCGTCATCGGCCAGAGTCCATAGTAGCGTTCCCCGCACCCGCGGGGATGAACCGCGAGGGCTATCAATGAGCTATGTGATGAGGCCGCGTTCCCCGCACCCGCGGGGATGAACCGGCGGCGCCGGTCGCCTTGGGCAGCTCCCAGACGCGTTCCCCGCACCCGCGGGGATGAACCGTCGTTCTCGCCGGCTGGCGCCTTCGAGAGCGGAGCGTTCCCCGCACCCGCGGGATGAACCGGCATCGGCCCACCCGTCTGCGCTGGCTGCTCCGCGTTCCCGCACCCGCGGGATGAACCGTATGAGACCAGCGGGTCGATCGGACCGCTGACGCGTTCCCCGCACCCGCGGGGATGAACCGGTGCTTGGCGTGCAGCAGGCGCTTGGCAAGAGGCGTTCCCCGCACCCGCGGGGATGAACCGGGGTCCGGCCAGCAGGGGAGCGGAACCGGCGAGCGTTCCCCGCACCCGCGGGATGAACCGAACTCCGGTGACAACTCCTTCGGCATCTCTGCGCGTCCCCGCACCCGCGGGATGAACCGCAGGTTGCCGATGGCTGGGTCGGGGTTTCGGTGCGTTCCCCGCACCCGCGGGGATGAACCTGGATGCGCCGCGCCAACGCGGAGGCTGCGGCGGCGTTCCCCGCACCCGCGGGGATGAACCGGGGTTGCTGGGCGAGGATTATGCCAGTGGCGAGCGTTCCCGCACCCGCGGGATGAACCGTTGCGACAATTTTCACGTCAGGCGCTGTGGCGGCGTTCCCACCCGCGGGGATGAACCGCCCCATGACATCGATGCCTGTTTTGGGTCGCGGCGTTCCCCGCACCCGCGGGATGAACCGCAGCGAGCGACAGCAGAGGTCCTTCAACGTCGGCGTTCCCCGCACCCGCGCGGGATGAACCGGCCGTCGGCAGCATTGCTGCATGGATCGATGGGCGTTCCCCGCACCCGCGGGGATGAACCGCGATACGATTGGCCCTTCAAAACCGCTGCGATAAGCGTTCCCCGCACCCGCGGGGATGAACCGATGATCGAGATAGTATTGGAGCTCCATGAGCTGCGTTCCCGCACCCGCGGGATGAACCGGGATCGTTTTCGGATCTAAAGGCGGTCAACGAGCGTTCCCCGCACCCGCGGGATGAACCGTGGCAGCTACTCCGCCGGGCTGTCGACAACGCGCGTTCCCCGCACCCGCGGGATGAACCGGCATCGATGACGCCATGCCCGGTCAGGTCGGCGCGTTCCCCGCACCCGCGGGATGAACCGGACGCGGATGGCGACGAGCTGGCTTTCAACGAGCGTTCCCGCACCCGCGGGATGAACCGTGGGTCGCGCGGTGCTGTGTCTTCGAGACGCGCGCGCGTTCCCGCACCCGCGCGGGATGAACCGGCCGATGGGCTTGGGTTGCCGATCGGCAAGTTGCGTTCCCCGCACCCGCGGGATGAACCGTTCGTTCCGGCCTTCGGCCTCCACGTGACCTGGCGTTCCCGCACCCGCGGGATGAACCGTCACGGCACACTCGCATCCAGCAGTGGTAGGGGGCGTTTCCCCGCACCCGCGGGATGAACCGCCTCCTGGTGGAGTTTCGGGAGATTGTTTGGTGCGTTCCCCGCACCCGCGGGGATGAACCGGTGCGCAGCGATTGGACAACCCTGGTGATCCGCGTTCCCCGCACCCGCGGGATGAACCGGCGGTCAACGAGGCCGGCGAATATGAGACTGGGCGTTCCCCGCACCCGCGGGATGAACCGGCATGGAGGATGAGAACGGTCCTGCCGATGCGCGTTCCCCGCACCCGCGGGGATGAACCGAGTGGTTCCGCGACCAAAACCTTCAGAATTCGGCGGCGTTCCCGCACCCGCGGGGATGAACCCGCAGGCATGAGCATCCTCGACGCGCCTGCGCTGGCGTTCCCCGCACCCGCGGGGATGAACCGGGCTGGCGATCTACAACGCTTTGCGCAGCCACGCGTTCCCCGCACCCGCGGGATGAACCGGTGATCCAGCCGGTGGAGTATGTTCACGCTAAGCGTTCCCCGCACCCGCGGGATGAACCGTATTGGTGGCGGTGTCCCAGATCGGCCGCGTCCGCGTTCCCGCACCCGCGGGGATGAACCGGCACTTCTTTGTATGGTCCGACTTTCTTGTAGGCGTTCCCGCACCCGCGGGATGAACCGCACACCGCCCGCAGTTGATATCAAGTAGACGCGTTCCCCGCACCCGCGGGGATGAACCGTCACCGGCATTTTCGATCAGCCCGAGGCTCCTGCGTTCCCCGCACCCGCGGGGATGAACCGACTCATGCGCGCAAATTCTGGTTCGATATTGTGCGTTCCCCGCACCCGCGGGGATGAACCGATACATTCAGGGTTACGAACTTCATCCGCAAAGCGTTCCCCGCACCCGCGGGGATGAACCGGCCCGCGACGATAAAACCGCGTGGCGCACGATGCGTTCCCCGCACCCGCGGGGATGAACCGCTGGGGGGGGGGTAATTGAGCTCAGACCACGATTTTCTCGGTTTCCTGCTCTCCAGACCGGACAAGTCACCGGCCTGCCTGATGGGAGAACAGGCCAAAACCACTGACAGCCATTGAAAACTTTTCAGCAGCGAAGCCAGGATGATTGTCCGCAATGCGGCATTCGCTCGATTTCGGCGCAGCCATAGCGTGCTCCAGACCTTCAATTCACCCCCACCCCCTCGTGCCGCAGCAGCCACCGTTTGCGCTCCAGACCGCCGCCATAGCCGGTGAGTTGACCGTTGCGGCCGATGATGCGGTGGCAGGGCACCACGATGGCGATCGGGTTTCTGCCGTTGGCCAGTCCCACGGCGCGGCAGGCGCGAGGATTGCCGATGGCCGCGGCGATGGCGCCATAGCTGGCGGTGCGGCCATGGGGAACCTGCAGCAGTGCTTGCCACACCCGCTGCTGAAATGGGCTGCCCTCGCCGGCAAGCGGCAGGTCGAACCGCTGCAGGCGGCCGTCGAAGTAGGCAGTGAGCTGGCGGAGGGCCTCGCGCAGCAGGGCATTGGGACCGGCCACGGGCAGAACCGGGGGCAGCTCTTCAGGAAAGCGGATCGCGGTCAAGGCGTGGTCGCTGGCGCAGAGGGTCAGTTCGCCGAGCGGACTGTGCAGGGTGGCGGCGTGGTGCATGGAAGACAACCTCGTCGGTGCGGTCGGGGTGCTCCATTGTGCATCAGGGCATGGCTGGATCGATAATGCAGTCAGAAGGAGCTGCCACGGCCGCGTGTTGACGCCGGCGACGGCAGACGGCAGGCTGAACTGCCGCGCAATGCGACAGCCACCGATTCACCCATCCGACTTCCATGCTGGAGCCCCGCATGACCGCGCCGCGCCACCGCCGTCACTACCGTTACTATGACCTGGTCATGGCGGCCTTCGTCACGGTGCTGCTCTGCGCCAACCTGATCGGCGTCAGCAAGGTGACCACGGTGGCCGGCTTCACCTTCAGCGCTGGCAACCTGTTCTTTCCGATCAGTTACCTGTTCGGCGACATCCTGACCGAGGTGTACGGCTTCGCCCGCTCGCGGCGGGTGGTGTGGGCCGGTTTTGGCGCGCTGGCCTTCGCCAGCTTCATGAGCACGGTGGTGGTGAATATGCCGCCGGCCGCCGGCTGGGAGGGGCAGGCGGTGATCGAGGCGGCCTTCGGCTCCACTTGGCGCATCGCGCTGGCCTCGCTGATCGGTTACTGGTGCGGCGAGTTCACCAACTCCTTCACACTGGCGCGAATGAAGGTGCTGACCCAGGGGCGTCACCTCTGGAGCCGCACGATCGGCTCGACCGTCGCCGGTGAGGCGGTCGACACGCTGGTGTTCTATCCGCTGGCCTTCTATGGCGTCTGGGAGACCGATCTGCTGCTGGCGGTGATGGCAATGAACTACTGCATCAAGGTGGGCTGGGAGGTGGTGATGACGCCGCTGACCTACCGCATCGTGGCGGCATTGAAGCGGGCCGAGCATGAGGATTACTTCGATGACAAGACCGATTTCAACCCCTTCAGCCTGAAAGTGTAGTGGTGCTGTGCCGATGAATCCGCCGATCGATTTTCTGCCCGCCGCGCTACAGGCGGTGGTGCTGCGCCACTGGCAGCGGCTCGATGACGCGACGATGCAGCGCTATCTGGCGCTGCCGCCCGCGCGGCTCGAACGGCTGCTGCGGGTGTGGGCGGTGAGCGATTTCGTTGCCGACTGCTGCGTGACCCAGCCGATGCTCGCGCTGGAGCTGGAGGCAAGCGGCGACCTCGACCGTGACTATCCGGCCGGAATGTATCAAGCGCAGGCACAGCAACTGCTCACTGTGGTCGACAGCGAGGCGGCACTGATGCAGCAGCTGCGCCGCTGGCGTCGCCGCGAGATGGTGCGGATCGCCTGCCGTGACCGATGCCGGCTGGCGGATTTCGTCACCACCAGCCGCGAGCTCTCGGCACTGGCCGAAGCCGCAGTCGATGTCGCCCTCGGTTGGCTGTATCAGGATGGTTGCCGCAGTCATGGCGTGCCGACCGGCCGCCACACCGGCCGCGAGGCGGTGATGGTGGTGCTCGGCATGGGCAAGCTGGGTGGCGGCGAGCTCAATTTCTCTTCCGACATCGACCTGATCTTCGCCTGCTCCGAGGCGGGCGAGACCCGGGGCGGACCGCAGTCGATCGACAACGGCCGTTTTTTCACCCGGCTCGGGCAGCGGCTGATCAACGTGCTCGACCGCGCCACCGACGAGGGGAGTGTCTTTCGCGTCGACATGCGACTGCGACCCTATGGGCAGAGCGGTGCGCTGGTGCCGAGCTTCGATGCGATGGAGAGTTACTACCAGGAGCAGGGCCGGGTCTGGGAGCGCTATGCGATGCTGAAGGCGCGGGTGATCGCCGGCGCGCCTGCGGCCGCGGCCGATCTGATGGCACGGCTGACTCCCTTCGTCTACCGCCGCTATCTCGACTTCAGTGTGATCGGCGCGCTGCGCGAGCTGAAGGCGATGATTCAGCGCGAGGTGCGCGAAAAGGGGCTGGAGCAGAACCTCAAGCTCGGTTCGGGCGGCATCCGCGAGGTGGAGTTCATCGTCCAGGCGTTGCAGTTGAGTCACGGTGGCCGTGATCCGCGCCTGCGCCAGACCAGCCTGCTGGCGGCGCTCGGGCAGATTGCCGATGGTGGCTATCTGCCGCAACCGACCGTGGCCGCGCTGCGCGAGGCCTACCTCTTTTTGCGCGACAGCGAGCATGTGCTGCAGGAGCTGGATGACCGGCAGACGCAGAACCTGCCCACCGACGAGGCCGAGCGGGAACGGGTGGCCTTTGCGATGGGCTTTGCCGACTGGTCGGGTTTTCAGCAGCGACTGACCGAGTACCGCGAGACGGTCCACCGTCACTTCAACGAGATGGTCAGCGAACCGGAGGCGAAAAGCGCGCTGCCGGTGCCCGAGGGCAGCGGCTGGCTGAAGCTGTGGCGCGGCGAGCTGGCGGAGGATCAGGCCGCCCGCTGGCTGGGCGAGCAGGGGCTGCAGCAGCCGCAGGCACTGATGCAGCGCATCGCGCAGTTGCGCAGTGAGCCGCGGGTCGCGGCACTGCGGGATGAGGCGCGGGCACGGCTCGACCGGCTGCTGCCGATGCTGCTGGCCGACATCGCCCGCCACGCCACACCGCAGGTCGCGCTGGAGCGGGTGCTGACGGTGATCGAGGCGCTGCTGCGCCGCACGGTCTATCTGGTGCTGCTGACCGAGAACCCCTCGGCGCTGCATCATCTGATCGACCTCTGCGCACTCAGCCCCTGGATCACCGATCTGATCAGCCGCTTTCCAAGCCTGCTCGACGAGTTTCTCGACGCGCAGAACCTCTACGCACCACCCGAGCGACAGGCGGTGCAGGAGGCGCTCAACCTGCGACTGCTGCGCATTCCCGAGGATGACCTGGAGGCGCAGATGGAGGGGCTGCGCTACTTCAAGCAGGCCCATCTGCTGAAGGTGGCGGCCGCCGAAATGGCGCAGCGCATCCCGCTGATGAAGGCGAGCGACTACCTCACCTTCATCGCCGAGGCGGTGCTGGTGCAGGTGTTCAACCTGGCCTGGCGCCACCTGACCCGCAAGCATGGGGTGCCGCAGCGGGCGCCAGGGGTGGCCTGCAACCCCGACTTCATCATCGTCGGCTATGGCAAGCTCGGCGGCATCGAGCTCTCCTACAGCTCCGACCTCGATCTGGTCTTCATCCATGACGCGGCGCCCAACCTCACCACCGATGGCGACCAGCCGATCGACAACGGCCTGTTCTTCTCGCGGCTGGTGGCGCGGATGATGCACATCCTCACCGCGGTGACGCCGTCGGGGCAGCTCTATGAGGTGGACATCCGGCTGCGCCCGTCCGGGCGTTCCGGGGTGCTGGTCAGCTCGCTCAACGCCTTTCGTGGCTACCAGCTCGAAGATGCCTGGACCTGGGAGCATCAGGCACTGGTGCGCGCGCGGGTGGTGGCGGGCTGCCATCGACTGCGGCAGAAGTTCGAGCAGGTGCGCGCCGAGGTGCTCGGCCGGCCGCGTGATCTGCCGACGCTGCGCGACGAGGTGGCGAAGATGCGGGGGCGCATGGTCGAGGAGCTGGGCAGCGTCGATCGGCATCAGGCGATCGACGAGGCCGCGCTGTTCGACCTCAAGCAGGATCCCGGCGGCATCGTCGACATCGAGTTTCTGGCCCAATATGGCGTGCTGGCGTGGTCCGCCGACCATCCGCAACTGTTACAATTCACCGACACGATTCGCATTCTCGATGGCCTGGAAGAGGCCGCGCTGCTCGGCGCCGACGAAGCACGGCAACTGCGCGACCACTACCGCAGCTATCGCACCAGCACGCACCGATTGGCACTGATGAAAGAGCCCCAGGTGGTGCCGGCCGCGCCTTGGCGCGACGCGCGCCGGCAGGTGGCTGCGATCTGGCAGCGGCTGCTGGTGCCGCCCGCAGCGTGATCCGCGCAATCCGACAACAGACAACCGCACAAAGCAGAGGATCGATGATGACTACAGCGACCATGGCCGACCGTGATGGCCTGATCTGGCTGGATGGCGAGATGGTGCCCTGGCGCGATGCCCGGGTTCATGTGCTGACCCACACCCTGCACTACGGCATGGGGGTCTTCGAGGGCACCCGCGCCTACCGCACCGACCGTGGCCCCTGCATCTTCCGGCTGGTCGACCACACCGAACGGCTGTTCCGCTCGGCACACATCATGAACATGAAGATCCCCTACACCCAGCAGCAGCTCAACGCAGCCCAGCTGGAGCTGATTCGCGTCAACGATCTGCCCGAGGCCTACATCCGGCCGATGGCCTTCTATGGCGCCGAAGGCATGGGGCTGCGTGCCGACAACCTCAAGGTGCATGTGATGATCGCCGCCTGGGTCTGGTCGAGCTACATGAGCCCCGAGGCGCTGGTCAATGGCATCAAGGTGCGCACCTCCTCCTACACCCGCAACCACGTCAACATCGCGATGTGCAAGGCCAAGGCCAATGGCAACTACATCAACTCGATGCTGGCGCTGCAGGAGGCACTCGGCAGCGGCGCCGACGAGGCACTGCTGCTCGACAGCGAAGGCTATGTCTCCGAGGGGTCGGGCGAGAACTTCTTCATGGTGTCGCGCGGGGTGCTCTACACGCCGGAGCTCACTTCCTGTCTCGACGGCATCACCCGCCGCACCGTCTGCACGCTGGCCGAAGAAGAGGGGCTGAAAATCGTCGAGAAGCGCATCACCCGTGACGAGGTCTATGTGGCCGACGAGGCCTTCTTCACCGGCACCGCCGCCGAGGTGACGCCGATCCAGTCGCTCGATGGCCGCATCATCGGCAGCGGCACGCGTGGCCCGATCACCACCCGCCTGCAGCAGCTCTACTTCGACGAAGTGGCCGCCCGACGCGATGGCCATCCCGAGTGGCACAGCTTCGTCAACTGATCGGGAGCGGGCCATGAGCGAGCATGTCGTCTACTTTGCCCACGGCAAGGAGAGCGGTCCCTGGGGCATCAAGATCACCGCGCTGGCCCAGGTGGCGCGGGAGCTGGGGCTGGCGGTCGAGAGTCCCGACTACCAGGGACTCTCCGGTCCGGCGCGGGTCGACAAGCTGCTGGCGCTGCTGAACGACGAGTCACGCCAGCCGATTCTGGTCGGCTCCAGCATGGGCGGCTACGTGGCCGCCGCCACCGCCAACCTGCGTGAGGTTGCCGGCCTGTTCCTGCTGGCGCCGGCGCTCTACATCGACCGTCCCGACTATCCGCAGAGCCACTTCGTGCCGCGCACCCGGCAGCGGGTCGTCATCCATGGCTGGCGGGATGAGATCGTACCGGTGGCGGCCGCGCTGCGCTTCGCCAGCGAGGTCGAGTGCGACCTGCATCTGCTGCTGAGCGGCCATGATCTGGTCGATCGCCTGACCGACCTCGAACAGCTGTTCCGGCTGTTTCTGGCCCGCATCCTCGGCGCGCAGACCTGAGCCCACCCGGCCGCCCCACCGTGCGATGCACGGCACTCCCCGTGCCTGCTTGTTGACAGCTGATACTTTCTCTAAACTGCCGCCGCTTCATGCCGCAGGGTCCATCCGCGCCATGACGGCGCTGCCCTGTGCGGCGGGTCACAAAAGTTTTTTGTGACAGAAATAAAATCCTGTAGAGTTGGCCATCCCGACCAATCGGTCAGGCAGGATTGGCTATGGTTATCAGCATGTTGAGACGGAAGAAGAGGTGTAATCGATGGCCAAGAAGAGTGGTGGTGGCGATCTGCTCGATGGCGTGAACCGAGGTGATTTCGACTATGACTACATCGGCAGCAAGGATGAATCCGCCGAGGCGCGGACCATGTCCTCGCGGGCGCGGCTGCGGCAGAAGATGCAGAGCGATGTCGAGCAGTTCCTGAAGCGCGGTGGCACCATCGATGTGGTCGAGAGCACGCTGCGGCAGCCGGCGAAAAAGCCGAAGGTCGAATATGGCAGCGAACCGATCAGCGCCGAAGGCGGTGTCGAAGAGATCGAGTAGCGCCGCCTGCATGCAGCATGCAACGATCCGCCTCGCTGGCGGATCGCCCGAAACAGACCAGAAACAAAAAAGCCCCACACCGGGGCTTTTTTGTTGGCAATGCGGTTTTGATCAGAAGGCGATCTGCAACCGGCTGACCAGTGCGTCGCCGCTGTCCTCGCCGCCAATCGGCTGATCGGTCTTGGCGTGCACATAGTTCAGCCCCACCTTGACCAGGTCATTGGCGTACCAGTTGACACCGAGGGTGGTGGTGTTGCCGGTTTCGCCGACCATCTTCACTGCGACATTCTGGTTGTCCGAGGCATCCAGCTCGTCATAGCGGGCGAAGATCTCCCAGGCGCCCTGCGGGTTGACCGGTTTGACCTTGTCGAAGGCCGCGATCTCATCGTTGTAGCGGCGGTGTTCGCCAGTCACGATCCAGCCCAGTTGCACGTAGTAGCCGTTGGCTTCGATGTCGGGGCTGCTGTTCACACCAGAGATCTTGCCGTCGAAATATTCGGCCATCAGGTGGACCGGACCCAGGTAGCCGGCCAGCTCGGCGTTCCAGACATCCTGCCCATCCGCCACTGGAGCCGGAGTGCCGGTGTAGGCCGCACTGACCACTTGCGCCGCGCTGCCATCTTCGTTACCACGCACGCCCAGCCGGGAGCTGATCTTGGTGAACTTGCCATCACGCGAGGTGGCGCCAACACCCAGGTGCAGCAGACGGTCCTTGCCATAGATCGGTCGCACGACGAAGCGGCCGGTCAGGGCGCTGTTGAGGTCGTTGCTGTTGTCGAGGTCCTGCTTGTAGGCGCCCAGGCTGTAGCTGAAGGTCTTGTTGGCGCCGTGCAGTTTGACGCCGACATTGTTCTTGGTGTCGAAGGCATTGCTCGGCATCGAGCGTTCGATGGCGGTGATCCATTTGGAGCTGCCAGTGTCTTCGAGGCCGAAATCCTCTTTCTGCTGGCCAAAGGTCAGCTCGGCCAGCTTGCCGAAACCGTTGTAGCTGGTCCACAGCAGATCGATGCTGCCGCTTTCGGTCAGGTTGTAGGACATCAGGTAGCCCCAATCCTTGTAGGTGCCGCCCATCTCCAGACGGGCACGGCGGAAGAAGAGGTCGCTGCCATTCTCGCCAGGGGTTTTCGTGTTGATAACG
Proteins encoded in this region:
- a CDS encoding AbrB/MazE/SpoVT family DNA-binding domain-containing protein is translated as MEATLTSKGQVTIPKAVRDALHLRSGDRLDFILEADGTVRVLPITGSVKRLKGMLPKPPRPLTVEEMDEAIAKGAAGA
- a CDS encoding queuosine precursor transporter; the protein is MLEPRMTAPRHRRHYRYYDLVMAAFVTVLLCANLIGVSKVTTVAGFTFSAGNLFFPISYLFGDILTEVYGFARSRRVVWAGFGALAFASFMSTVVVNMPPAAGWEGQAVIEAAFGSTWRIALASLIGYWCGEFTNSFTLARMKVLTQGRHLWSRTIGSTVAGEAVDTLVFYPLAFYGVWETDLLLAVMAMNYCIKVGWEVVMTPLTYRIVAALKRAEHEDYFDDKTDFNPFSLKV
- a CDS encoding type II toxin-antitoxin system VapC family toxin, yielding MIGLDTNVLVRYIVRDDPAQTALADHCIDHRCSREQPGYVSHLVMAELCWVLERGYGYPRQILGEVLGTLLTSEEIKIQDAPRVRLALGTFSASAADFADCLIGILHQRAECEVTVTFDKKAARLPTHRLLE
- a CDS encoding type II toxin-antitoxin system RelE/ParE family toxin, whose translation is MNYRLRLTPGAAEDLQRLFDFLAEQDLAMAERARVAIAKAFDFLREFPFACRKIGAEHPLLREMVISFGRAGYVALYEIESERTVTVLAVRHQREDDYF
- a CDS encoding methylated-DNA--[protein]-cysteine S-methyltransferase; the protein is MHHAATLHSPLGELTLCASDHALTAIRFPEELPPVLPVAGPNALLREALRQLTAYFDGRLQRFDLPLAGEGSPFQQRVWQALLQVPHGRTASYGAIAAAIGNPRACRAVGLANGRNPIAIVVPCHRIIGRNGQLTGYGGGLERKRWLLRHEGVGVN
- the cas2 gene encoding type I-E CRISPR-associated endoribonuclease Cas2, which translates into the protein MLVIVVENAPPRLRGRLAVWLLEIRAGVYVGDYSRRVRENIWSQVEQGIGDGNAVMAWRAATEAGFDFVTCGLNRRIPVELDGAKLVSFLPPDAGEGQP
- a CDS encoding prevent-host-death protein; its protein translation is MKTTTLPSVRVAGELRAAVESVLCEGETLSAFLLESVRLNVERREAQREFITRGLRARDEARASSEYVGTEEMLARLDATLAKARERLAGESR
- the cas1e gene encoding type I-E CRISPR-associated endonuclease Cas1, translated to MLPPLRPIPIKERLSVLYIERGQIDVLDGAFVVVDANGVRTHIPVGGVACLMLEPGARVSHAAVALAARVGTLLVWIGEAGVRLYSAGQPGGARSDRLLYQAKLALDPDLRLKVVRKMYELRFGEPPPQRRSVEQLRGIEGARVREMYKRIAQKFGVTWRARNYDPTEWDASDLPNRCLSSATACLYGVTEAAVLAAGYAPAVGFIHTGKPLSFVYDVADVYKFETVVPVAFQVAAKKPANPEREVRLRCRDIFRQTRLLERIIPGIEEMLAAGEIAPPVAPDDAIGPAIPNPEPLGDAGHRG